A genome region from Arachidicoccus soli includes the following:
- a CDS encoding cob(I)yrinic acid a,c-diamide adenosyltransferase, producing the protein MAKIYTKTGDKGQTSLIGGTRVRKNNLRVECYGTIDELNAQIGLLNDYLVTISLVSILTEIQDRLFTIGAALACDPEKEPRFAIPDLREEDIILLEKEIDKMNDSLPKMTHFLLPGGHVIVSHSHIARTICRRTERLCVGLFSEQEEANILLVIKYLNRLSDYLFVLGRFIAMQLNVEEVKWKPRK; encoded by the coding sequence TTGGCAAAAATATACACAAAAACCGGAGATAAAGGTCAAACCTCTTTAATTGGCGGTACCCGCGTTCGTAAAAATAATCTGCGTGTGGAATGCTATGGTACGATTGATGAATTAAACGCACAAATTGGGTTGCTGAATGATTATTTAGTCACTATTTCTTTAGTTTCAATATTAACGGAGATTCAAGACAGGTTATTTACTATTGGTGCAGCATTAGCTTGTGATCCTGAAAAAGAACCGCGCTTTGCTATTCCCGATTTAAGAGAAGAAGATATTATTTTATTAGAAAAGGAAATAGATAAAATGAATGATTCCTTACCTAAAATGACACATTTTCTTTTGCCCGGAGGGCATGTAATTGTTTCTCATTCACATATTGCACGCACGATTTGTCGACGTACAGAACGCTTGTGTGTAGGACTTTTCAGCGAACAAGAAGAGGCAAATATTTTACTGGTAATAAAATATCTTAATCGGCTAAGTGATTATCTTTTTGTATTAGGTAGATTTATTGCAATGCAACTTAATGTAGAAGAAGTAAAGTGGAAACCGAGGAAATAG
- a CDS encoding ABC transporter ATP-binding protein — translation MSSIIHLNKIEKQYFMGGQGIPVLKGISLDIFKNEYVALMGPSGSGKSTLMNILGCLDTPTGGTYILNGKDVSKMPDDDLADVRNVEIGFVFQQFNLLPRLTAAENVALPLIYAGVNKEERIERAIAALEKVGLGDRSHHKSNEMSGGQIQRVAIARAIINNPAILLADEPTGNLDSKTSVEVMEIFGQIQAAGNTVVLVTHEEDIAEYAKRVIRLRDGIIESDNINTAQKGSPILTH, via the coding sequence ATGTCTTCTATCATTCATTTAAATAAAATAGAAAAGCAATATTTTATGGGCGGGCAGGGGATACCGGTATTAAAAGGTATTTCTCTTGACATCTTTAAGAATGAATATGTAGCATTGATGGGGCCTTCGGGAAGTGGCAAAAGCACATTAATGAATATTTTAGGTTGCTTAGATACACCTACTGGAGGGACATATATTTTAAATGGAAAAGATGTAAGCAAAATGCCCGATGATGATTTGGCTGATGTAAGAAATGTGGAAATAGGATTTGTATTTCAGCAATTTAATTTACTCCCGAGACTTACTGCTGCAGAAAATGTAGCATTACCGCTTATATATGCCGGAGTAAATAAAGAAGAGAGAATAGAACGCGCTATTGCTGCATTAGAAAAAGTAGGATTGGGTGATCGTAGCCATCATAAATCTAATGAGATGAGCGGCGGACAAATTCAACGTGTAGCGATTGCTCGCGCCATCATTAATAACCCTGCGATCCTTTTAGCTGATGAACCTACCGGAAACCTGGATTCAAAAACTTCGGTAGAAGTTATGGAAATTTTTGGTCAGATTCAAGCCGCAGGAAATACTGTTGTATTGGTAACGCACGAGGAAGATATTGCAGAATATGCGAAACGTGTAATACGATTACGTGATGGGATTATTGAATCTGATAATATAAATACTGCCCAAAAAGGAAGTCCCATTTTGACGCATTGA